The nucleotide window GCGCCCTTCTTCGGAGCAGAGGAAGCTCACCACGCCGCCGATGTCATCCGGCACGCCGACGCGACCGAGGGCGGTGTTTGCACTGAGGATGTCGCGCATGCCGGGGTGGGAAAGCGCTTCCTTCGTGAAGTCCGTCTCAATGGCACCGGGAGCCACGGCGTTCACGTTGATGCGGCGCTTGCCGAGTTCCTTCGCGAGGTAGCGAGTGAGCACTTCAATCGCGCCCTTCATGGAGGCATAGGCGGCATAGCCGGGGATGCTGAAGCGGGCGAGACCAGTGGAGGTATTCACAATGCGTCCGCCATCCGCAATCAAGGGAAGCAGGCGCTGGGTGAGGAAGAAGACGCCCTTGAAGTGCACGTTCATGAGGCTGTCGAATTGGTCCTCCGTGGTCTCGGCGAAGGGTGCGGCGATGTCGATGCCGGCGTTGTTCACCAGAAAGTCGAAGGTGTCACGCTGCCAGTTGGATTGCAGCGTTTCCTTCAGCGTGGTGGCGAAGGCTTCAAACGTCTTCGTCAGCGAGGTGTCGATCTGCAATGCCACGGCCTTGCGGCCGAGCGAGGTGATTTCCGCCACGACGGCGTCGCCTTCCTCCTTGCCCTTGCGGTAGGTGACGATGACGTCTGCTCCGGAGCGGGCGAGCTGCAGGGCGATATTCCTGCCCAGGCCACGGCTGCTTCCGGTGACGAGGGCGATTTTGTTCTCGTGTTTCATGAGCGTATCAGAACTGGATTTGAGATGACGATGAAAAGGAATCGAATGGAGAGGCGCGGTTACTGATTGCCAGCGGTGGGACGCACGATGATTTCATTCACGTCCACATCGGCGGGCTGCTCGATGGCATAGGCCATGGCGCGGGCGATGGAGTCGGGCGTGAGAGCGACCTTGCGGAAGTCATCAATCGCTTCGCGTGTGGCCGGGTCGGAGATGGTGTGGGCGAGTTCCGACTCCACCACGCCGGGGGAGATGACGGTGACACGCACATCCTTGTTCTCCAGCCGGAGGCCTTCGGAGATGGCGAGCACGGCGAACTTCGTGCCGCAGTACACCGCACAGGTGGGCCACACCTGGTGCCCACCGATGGAGGATACATTGATGATCTGGCCGGACTTGTGCTCACGCATGTGGGGCAGCACGGAGGCGATGCCGTGGAGCACGCCGCGGATGTTCACGTCGATCATCTGGTTCCACT belongs to Roseimicrobium gellanilyticum and includes:
- a CDS encoding SDR family oxidoreductase; this encodes MNTISIENKVILITGASSGIGEATARHLAARGGKLLLGARRTDRLEKLVAEIREAGGTAEYKALDVADLASVQSFADYALETFGRIDVLINNAGVMPLSPMHELKISEWNQMIDVNIRGVLHGIASVLPHMREHKSGQIINVSSIGGHQVWPTCAVYCGTKFAVLAISEGLRLENKDVRVTVISPGVVESELAHTISDPATREAIDDFRKVALTPDSIARAMAYAIEQPADVDVNEIIVRPTAGNQ
- a CDS encoding SDR family NAD(P)-dependent oxidoreductase → MKHENKIALVTGSSRGLGRNIALQLARSGADVIVTYRKGKEEGDAVVAEITSLGRKAVALQIDTSLTKTFEAFATTLKETLQSNWQRDTFDFLVNNAGIDIAAPFAETTEDQFDSLMNVHFKGVFFLTQRLLPLIADGGRIVNTSTGLARFSIPGYAAYASMKGAIEVLTRYLAKELGKRRINVNAVAPGAIETDFTKEALSHPGMRDILSANTALGRVGVPDDIGGVVSFLCSEEGRWVNAQRLEASGGMFL